Within the Aspergillus luchuensis IFO 4308 DNA, chromosome 5, nearly complete sequence genome, the region tcattaatttttataattttaatagaaaatactagtaaaaattatctttttaataaatttcagTAATATCTGCCTTTactgtaaaataataaaatataaatataaagttataaaatttattattagttattattttaaatttccGATactgttaatatatattataagatttatttaaattaatataaattaattttcagatatttaaatatattaattatatttatataaagatctaaaGCATCAGGATAAAATCAGAAATtgaataattcttaatattatttttataatagctaattatataagcttattaaataataattatatttaaataatctatattagcTTCTAGTTttcattatattataagaaactAGGTTTTAAAGctgataattttattattattaaataaaaatagattagagatctttattaattttttaaatttagaaatcttaattatttagttattttaattattaaactagaAAAACTAGACagtatataagttatatttatatattaatctattataattattattaagcttatCCTGCtagtaaataatcttatatatttttatttttatttttttcataatataaaaaattttattaaaaattttattaggATTTTTCATGTACAGCttataaaactaattataaataatattttgtCTAATTATCAGGCTTTTTTTAGtagaataattagatattattaagaatgtataatatataatactaatttaatatagttttctctagctattataaatattcttactaattattttatcttgactgtatttaatattattaaatatatatagaaaataataccaGCTGCTGAGTTgagtaattaataatatataatattaatttaagaaatagaaaatgaaatgatactagaaattatataaaaattatttaaatagttaaatttaatattatctaataagaatttttgatatagagaaagaaaagaaagaagctcagaaaagaatatataattatataaaaataagtaagCCATgcaagataaataaataaaataaataaaacagagaTCATGTGACTCAGAAATGTCACTCGCCGTCACAGCAGGCtggtataaaataataaatatagtctTACAGCTCTGTATTCTAGAGAGTAaaaatttacttataaatgATTCTacaatttattatatttaataagtaaaaataaataagataaattaaaaaaaggaacAAGTAAAGCAAGatttaaaagaaagaaaaataaaaaaaatatgaaaaaaacaataaaaagaaagattattttttatattttatagaaaaaaaaagtaaatataatttaaaaaagagataaaagaaataaaaaataaaagaaataaaaaatagaaaaaataaaaaaataaaaaaataaaaaaataaaagaagtaaaagaaatgataaaaatttattttttatttattaaatataaataaaaagtatttataaatagcaCAGCTATAGCagaaagtaaaataaaataaaataaaaaattaataaaatagaataaaatatataaaatagtttttttttttatttttattaaatatagatattaataattctttattcttatatatattaatttttaatttgaATTAGTCTAGTACCTGGCCCGGGTAcagaatatctttatttataaattgaaaagaaaaaagaaagaaaaaatctttcttcttttattaaaaatatagattcattatataattaataaattaatataaataatttcttatttaaaaataaatttttatttaaaataataattaaaataataataaaaattatatcagACAGATAACtagagaataaaatataaaaaaagattttctataaaaactgagtatttatataaaaactgagtatttatataaaaactgagtttttatataaaataaaaaagataaatataatataaaacttaggaaatatataatagaaagaaaactaaagataaaaaataaaaaaatagaaattataataataataaggatATAGACAGAGAAAgtagaaagataaaaataaaatatcaaattataataaaataaactagcCAGAAATCTgaatctaaaatatattaatttataagtatattagtATTCTTAAACCAATACTAtaacagagaaagagaataatattataaaataagttcttttaaaaaaaccTAGTTATTTAGtcttattactatttattaaataattattatatataaaatcttggAAGCCCTGAGACCTTATTTAAATACCAGCTATTCTTTCTTGTCCAACAGGCGATGTACTCTTGGAACCAAGGAGCGACCCCTAACATTTActcatttcttttcctgcgtgaataatatattcacACAGGTCTATGTGCTCAGTGCAAGAATCCGGAAACTCCTCACATTGAGTATTAACTGCAAGCTTACAAGTGATGCGCATTCTGAGTCAACAAACTCAGAATTGTAGTCTTTACCTGGATAGCCGAGTGGTCAGTAGTTCCGGACGGTTCACTCCTGAAGCACACCAGGCGCTAGCGGATCGTGACACTCAGCTTCAGTACCCTACATGGAGTTGAGTCCCACTTATGTGGGCCCTTGATGCATACATTGTCCAATTAAGTTGATGACTACGGGTGATTACAGCACTGATACCTTTGGCTCATCAACGCATTACAAGTCAATGAGGTCATAAGTTCACCATACAAACAATATATTCCTGGTCACATGCTTCTAGTGATTGACACCTATATAATACAATGATACAGCtggtactccgtacacaTTTGCATATAAGACTGACCCCACCCCTGCGAGTGTTGTACAAAGTAGTACAAAGTGCGTTTTTGTCCAATGCTTAATCACAATATCTTTAGTCTTTAACAGTAACATATTACCTGTTCCAACATCACACATTACTGTCTAACAAACCAATCGCTTCATATCCACTGGAAACCGTGGGCCGCTAAAGTAGGTATCGGGCTTGTAATAGGCAAGCCCCGGGCACTTTATGTTAACTATTCATTAAAGTCTACAGACATACTGAATAGAGCCAATCTCTCATATCGAGCAAGGTATGTATATTGATGACTTGCATTCGCTCGATAAAAATCACTGATTATATGCCTAGTTTCCTCGATCGAAAGAACGCAGAAAGTCCACCTCTATGAAAAGTAAGCATCTCTCGACATATCCGCTACCACTAGTGATATTTGGTGTGCGTATCTTGGATGCACACCCAAAAGCCAGGCTTGGTTGTACTTCGCACTCAATAGTTATCTCCCTAGTGACGCGGTCTCACAAAACCAACGATCCAGATCATTCAGCATTGCACGAAGGGGGAGCTCTAGATCAAGAGAGTCTTCCCCGCTATTTTGCCAAGTCAGGACCAGTGGATGCCGATCCCcggaagacaaagaaagatGGTGGCGGAAAACGAAACTGGTTAGTTGAGTAGTCTGGCGTCTCCATCATGGCCCATAGGAATATCCAGTGACCCTCCTTCAGGGGCCGCTCCGGCGATGAAGTGCACGACTATGGCTACAAGTTTACAAACACACGACGTCACTCAAACAGTAGCGCCCAGGGAATTGCGGACTTCAAGACAAAGTTTGAAGCCGTTGAACCAGAGCCAGTCTTTGAAGAGACCGTGCATGGGCCCGATGCCCTTCCCGCGGACGACGACATGGTAAGAAAAGTTGATAGCATCAACAGTGATATCACTGAAGGTAGTGAAGTCCTTTCGAACAAGCCATAGCTACATCAGGCGAGGTAACTAGGGATCAAGATGAGGATTCTTCAAGAGTGATCCCGCACAGACACGGTAAACCAGCAAGAGCTTTGTATAACAAAGGTGACGATCTTCAGTTTATCAAAGACCCCTGCTAGGAAATATGATGAGATAGTAGTTTGACTGCGTGTGCAATTCAGGTGCCTTgctttaaataaagaaatcatTAAATGTGGATAAAAAGATGCCGCAGCCTCGCCCTAAACTACGGAGGCCAACTATCAGACAATTGCATTGCTAGAAGATACTGAAAACATATCAGCGCCAGGAAAGGATTACTAAGGATGTATAAAAGGGCGGAACGGAAGAGAAGCATGTCTGCAACCAATTGAGCTCATTCATAGAGTGCAGGCAATAGTCAAGAACTCAGATATTGCAGAGTGTTGTTCTAACATCTTAGAGCCAACTCAGCTGTGCCTTCTCGGTTGATGAATCGTATTGCGTTTCATTATGCGCATTGCCATTCTTGTCATCTTCGGTAGAAACCCCAGAAGGCTCTTGACGCGTAGTCTTGGCTGAGTCAAAAAGGTTCTTGAACCAGAAATCAAGCTTTCCTTTTTCGATCTGTTGAAGTAGAATTTCGTTTTCCCTGGCAAGATCACGAGAGATGCGGGCACGACGCTCAGGTGGAAAACGTGTTGTAATAAGATCAGCGTCAAAATCGCTTAGCAACACGTCGTGCGGGCCGTTAGGGACGTATATAGAAGGGTAGTTAGAATCTTCATCAAGGCCTGTGGACAGAGTTAGTAAGATGCTTGAGGACATTCTCCACTAGTCGGTATCATACCGTCCCTGAGGCACCAACAAAGGGTACGTGAGAGTGTTGTGGCATAGAGAAAACTTTCGGTGTCCATTCCCAATCCCTCAGCTGCCTCTTCCAATTTTTCCCAATTGTTATCTATCATGCATCTTCTCCACACCAATTTCTGTAGTGCTGCATGATATTGTGGATCTCGCTGGTCATAAGAGAGTCGGATGATTCGCAAAGCTAGGTAAAATTGTTTCCCCACGATTTCATCCTGACCTTGATCAGAGACCTGGGATAGGTATATGTGCGTTAGCAGGTCGACTAGCTCATCCGAGCTGAGAACTTGTCGAGTGACAATCTTGGCCAGAGCCTCGCTAAATATCTCATGCAATGAAGGCCTATCCGCGGCTGTTGGGTTGCGAAATTGTTCAATCGCGATATCAATTTCCGCCTTCTGATCGATTGCATTGTGTAACGCGGGCGCGACATAGGCGAATATCACTTCTTGGACGGCATCGACCTCCGCAAAATCTTCCAAGCGTCTGACGTTCTTGCGAACGACTAGACTATCTGGCATTCGAGATTCCTCCCAGACCGCAAGATTTGCAAGCTTTGCTAGAGACAACTCAACATGATGACTCCAGATATCTGATTCATGCTTCGTGGCAAGCTTCTCCAAGGATCGGGCAGCGCCCTCATAGTCATTCTCGCCGATCACATCATTAATCCAGCCCAGCCGCAGATAAGCTGGGTGTTTCCGTAAGAACTGAGTGACGAAGGGCTGGAACTTTTTCATCGCAAAGAGTATTCCAGATTGGCCCATGGAGATCTGTCGGGAGAAAAATGAATCGGCCCAAGATTCCCCGAATTTCTCAAAGTAAAAGGATATCTTTTGACTGAGCCGCTCAGACGCGTTCTCGTCAGCACCTGCATTTTTGTTTGGCGAATCTTGATGTGTCACAAGGCTCTTGGTTTGGTCCTGAAGCTCGATTATGAGCTCCACGAGCGCTCCCATATCTCGGAACTGTTCGGCAAGCATAATGGCATCATCTAGATGTCCTATTCCGGCCAACTTGAAAAGCTGCCATTTCCGTTGCTTGATGTGAGCCTGTTCAGTCGCAATACTTTCGTCGATAAGTTTCTGACTCTCTTGGGACGAAAGCCAACGGACTCGTTCACAGTGCATGAGCCCTAAAATCTGAAGCTGCCTAGAACTATTTTTGGCAATCCTTCTCACAGTTTGAGTTTCAGGTAGCTCAACCCCAATCGTTGTTTTCTGGATCCAAGCTCTGCAGCTATCAAGCTCCAGATCCAGCAGGTGTCCAAATTCGATGTAACAATAGCGCTGAGAAGTCCAGAACTCCGAAAGCCCAGTGTAGTCACCCGTCAATATGCCGTCCTCCAGATAGCCGTCACCAATACCATACCGGCTGGAATTCTCGTCTCGATAACGAAACGCAGTCTCCAGAACTGCTAAGGACAAGTCACTAGCCTCGAGTAGCTGCTCCGACATCCGTCGTCCCTGTTTGGCAGAGCTTCCCTTTTGAGGCTTGATGGCTTTAAAGATCCACGGCACGATATGTTCCATTTGAAAAGTATCATATAGAAACCAATGGCGCACTGGGTCGCAATCACCGGTTTGCTCTTCGATCTTCGTTTTGAACTTCTCGCTCATTAATCCGATTATGTGCGCCAGCAGTGTTGAATTTTTGCTCGTGCATTTCCTGGCTTCGTCTTCCAACTTCCACATAGCTCTTTGAGCAGCCAGTTTCTCCGCACTCCAAAGTAACTGCCACCAGATTTCTCGGCGGATGGTCTCATTCTGCTGTGTCAACAAGAGGGCGAGGTCGTCGAGTGCTTTCGCTCGCAGTTTTAGATTTTGATCCACGGAAATCCCACTCGATGGAATGAATTCCGATGCAGACCGCATTAATTCCTGGCATATTTCCAATGCAGCATTTTCCGTCTCGCTGATTGGGAATCCTATTCCGTCATCACCTGTAAGGTTCAGTGGGTTTTTTGTCATTGTGCCATAGAATATAGCCTGTTCAATTTTATGCTTCGCAGTGATGCGGCCAACATCAACATTGCTCTTTGTTCTTTCACTCGGCAAAGCTGCAATACGAATGATTCCAAAATCTCGGACCATGAGCAGACATGCGGCTAATGAGCCCTCACCACTCTGGTTTTCACATCCGCTTCCTAAGATCTC harbors:
- a CDS encoding uncharacterized protein (COG:S;~EggNog:ENOG410PRAU), whose protein sequence is MKMTRSHKTNDPDHSALHEGGALDQESLPRYFAKSGPVDADPRKTKKDGGGKRNWGRSGDEVHDYGYKFTNTRRHSNSSAQGIADFKTKFEAVEPEPVFEETVHGPDALPADDDMVRKVDSINSDITEGSEVLSNKP
- a CDS encoding putative nuclear pore complex subunit Nup133 (BUSCO:EOG09260EPS;~COG:U,Y;~EggNog:ENOG410PM1I;~InterPro:IPR037624,IPR014908,IPR007187;~PFAM:PF08801,PF03177;~go_function: GO:0017056 - structural constituent of nuclear pore [Evidence IEA]) codes for the protein MFVPKTLSSAASQRNPRRRQRTNSDESPKPPSAKRQRSNLRQKDLELTSQNLNDNHTKLDFQERQPSTLSNEGVANSETAHFHRNIPIRAVKRPEKRGDEGEGTVVLSKTEFYTVTQLPTLPDQVLGLQTGPFRGSFGTSHGYALALTKSHAIVWAYSTTTPSPSPADVFTLAIPESCKEPGNTAPLGLLLSTVAGGVPGLMVVMPYTGKIIYWETISSAATLAFSRQKHSGIQGCIPGLLSGEHATDVINSEPSGVVVILSTGRVAHITIRDCQGKPAVTVSFLRSPAGGGRPGLLGSLRNALGGGFYRKDIATVRAGESHQRGQRDVVIATSQGLFEIWDTHWNNGSMLKHQHDVYGLLSEALGPLIVGEADDYRLKVLDFVLADCKSTNARDGPNSSLITAVVASVSHSAPGIVRDMFVVQMRFSDDVQVLSTNTIDFHGLRTHLDFPRVRLFVPSPGHTAFIVVGQSIVLLSLTISEHPTITQDAVSVTQQGRAFKDIIPLRSGESYEILGSGCENQSGEGSLAACLLMVRDFGIIRIAALPSERTKSNVDVGRITAKHKIEQAIFYGTMTKNPLNLTGDDGIGFPISETENAALEICQELMRSASEFIPSSGISVDQNLKLRAKALDDLALLLTQQNETIRREIWWQLLWSAEKLAAQRAMWKLEDEARKCTSKNSTLLAHIIGLMSEKFKTKIEEQTGDCDPVRHWFLYDTFQMEHIVPWIFKAIKPQKGSSAKQGRRMSEQLLEASDLSLAVLETAFRYRDENSSRYGIGDGYLEDGILTGDYTGLSEFWTSQRYCYIEFGHLLDLELDSCRAWIQKTTIGVELPETQTVRRIAKNSSRQLQILGLMHCERVRWLSSQESQKLIDESIATEQAHIKQRKWQLFKLAGIGHLDDAIMLAEQFRDMGALVELIIELQDQTKSLVTHQDSPNKNAGADENASERLSQKISFYFEKFGESWADSFFSRQISMGQSGILFAMKKFQPFVTQFLRKHPAYLRLGWINDVIGENDYEGAARSLEKLATKHESDIWSHHVELSLAKLANLAVWEESRMPDSLVVRKNVRRLEDFAEVDAVQEVIFAYVAPALHNAIDQKAEIDIAIEQFRNPTAADRPSLHEIFSEALAKIVTRQVLSSDELVDLLTHIYLSQVSDQGQDEIVGKQFYLALRIIRLSYDQRDPQYHAALQKLVWRRCMIDNNWEKLEEAAEGLGMDTESFLYATTLSRTLCWCLRDGLDEDSNYPSIYVPNGPHDVLLSDFDADLITTRFPPERRARISRDLARENEILLQQIEKGKLDFWFKNLFDSAKTTRQEPSGVSTEDDKNGNAHNETQYDSSTEKAQLSWL